The Achromobacter pestifer genome includes a region encoding these proteins:
- the carB gene encoding carbamoyl-phosphate synthase large subunit yields the protein MPKRTDLKSILIIGAGPIIIGQACEFDYSGAQACKALKAEGYRTILVNSNPATIMTDPETADVTYIEPITWQAVEKIIEREKPDALLPTMGGQTALNCALDLAHHGVLKKHSVELIGANEHAIEKAEDRQKFKQAMTDIGLESAKSGVAHSMDEAWEVQRRIAAEVGTSGFPAVIRPSFTMGGSGGGIAYNAEEFETICRRGLEASPTSELLIEESLLGWKEFEMEVVRDKADNCIIVCSIENLDPMGVHTGDSITVAPAQTLTDKEYQIMRNASIAVLREIGVDTGGSNVQFAVNPRDGRMIVIEMNPRVSRSSALASKATGFPIAKVAARLAVGYTLDELKNEITGGATPASFEPSIDYVVTKVPRFAFEKFPTADARLTTQMKSVGEVMAIGRTFQESFQKALRGLEVGVDGLNQKTTDREKLQVELGEPGPERIWYVGDAFAQGFTLDEVHNITHIDPWFLSQIKEIVDIELALEQKTLADLDYATLWELKRRGFSDRRLAFLLDSSESEVRKLRHQLNVRPVYKRVDTCAAEFATRTAYMYSTYEEECEAAPTDRKKIVVLGGGPNRIGQGIEFDYCCVHAALALRDDGYETIMVNCNPETVSTDYDTSDRLYFEPLTLEDVLEIVHKENPVGMIVQYGGQTPLKLARALEANGVPIIGTSPESIDVAEDRERFQKLLNKLGLRQPPNRTARTEGEALAHAAEIGYPLVVRPSYVLGGRAMEIVHEQQDLERYMREAVKVSNDSPVLLDRFLNNATEVDVDCLADGETVFIGGVMEHIEQAGVHSGDSACSLPPYSLSAEVIAEIKRQTTMMAKALNVSGLMNVQFAIQGGDVYVLEVNPRASRTVPYVSKATGLQLAKIAARAMAGQTLAAQGITKEVVPPYFSVKEAVFPFVKFPGVDTILGPEMKSTGEVMGVGTSFGEAFVKSQLAAGVRLPESGTVFISVKNQDKPLAVEVARGLHALGFKLVATRGTAAEIEAAGIPVQLVNKVNEGRPHIVDMVKNGEIALVINTVEERRNAIADSRTIRTQALAARVTFFTTIAGARAAVEGMQYLRQGLGLQVYPLQELHASLQG from the coding sequence ATGCCCAAGCGTACAGACCTAAAAAGCATACTCATCATCGGCGCCGGCCCCATCATCATCGGGCAGGCCTGCGAATTCGACTATTCCGGCGCACAGGCGTGCAAGGCGCTCAAGGCCGAGGGCTACCGCACCATCCTGGTGAACAGCAACCCGGCCACGATCATGACGGACCCGGAAACGGCCGACGTCACCTACATCGAGCCCATCACCTGGCAAGCCGTCGAAAAGATCATCGAGCGTGAAAAGCCCGATGCGCTGCTGCCCACGATGGGCGGCCAGACCGCGCTGAACTGCGCGCTGGACCTGGCCCACCACGGCGTGCTGAAGAAGCACAGCGTGGAACTGATCGGCGCCAACGAGCACGCCATCGAAAAGGCCGAGGACCGCCAGAAGTTCAAGCAGGCCATGACCGACATCGGCCTGGAATCGGCCAAGTCGGGCGTGGCCCACAGCATGGACGAAGCCTGGGAAGTGCAGCGCCGCATCGCGGCCGAAGTCGGCACCTCCGGCTTCCCGGCCGTGATCCGCCCCAGCTTCACCATGGGCGGTTCGGGCGGCGGCATTGCCTACAACGCCGAAGAATTCGAAACCATCTGCCGCCGCGGCCTGGAAGCTTCGCCCACCAGCGAACTGCTGATCGAAGAGTCGCTGCTGGGCTGGAAGGAATTCGAGATGGAAGTGGTCCGCGACAAGGCGGACAACTGCATCATCGTCTGCTCCATTGAAAACCTGGACCCGATGGGCGTGCACACCGGTGACTCCATCACCGTGGCGCCGGCCCAGACGCTGACCGACAAGGAATACCAGATCATGCGTAACGCATCGATCGCGGTATTGCGCGAGATCGGCGTGGATACGGGCGGCTCGAACGTGCAGTTCGCGGTCAACCCGCGCGACGGCCGCATGATCGTCATCGAGATGAACCCGCGCGTGTCGCGTTCGTCGGCGCTGGCCTCCAAGGCCACCGGCTTCCCCATCGCCAAGGTCGCTGCGCGCCTGGCCGTGGGCTACACGCTGGACGAACTGAAGAACGAAATCACCGGCGGCGCCACGCCCGCCTCGTTCGAACCCTCGATCGACTACGTCGTCACCAAGGTGCCGCGTTTCGCCTTCGAGAAATTCCCCACCGCCGACGCGCGCCTGACCACCCAGATGAAGTCCGTGGGTGAAGTCATGGCCATTGGCCGCACCTTCCAGGAATCGTTCCAGAAGGCGCTGCGCGGCCTGGAAGTCGGCGTCGACGGCCTGAACCAGAAGACCACCGACCGCGAAAAGCTGCAGGTTGAACTCGGCGAACCCGGTCCGGAACGCATCTGGTACGTGGGCGACGCCTTCGCGCAGGGCTTCACGCTGGACGAAGTGCACAACATCACGCACATCGACCCGTGGTTCCTGTCGCAGATCAAGGAAATCGTCGACATCGAACTGGCGCTGGAACAGAAGACGCTGGCCGACCTGGATTACGCCACGCTGTGGGAACTCAAGCGCCGCGGCTTCTCTGACCGCCGCCTGGCCTTCCTGCTGGATTCCTCGGAATCCGAAGTGCGCAAGCTGCGCCACCAGCTGAACGTGCGTCCGGTCTACAAGCGCGTCGACACCTGCGCCGCCGAATTCGCCACCCGCACGGCCTACATGTACTCGACCTACGAGGAAGAGTGCGAGGCCGCGCCCACCGACCGCAAGAAGATCGTGGTGCTGGGCGGCGGTCCGAACCGCATCGGCCAGGGCATCGAATTCGATTATTGCTGCGTGCACGCTGCGCTGGCGCTGCGCGACGACGGGTACGAGACCATCATGGTCAACTGCAACCCGGAAACCGTGTCCACCGACTACGACACCTCGGACCGCCTGTACTTCGAGCCGCTGACGCTCGAAGACGTGCTGGAAATCGTCCACAAGGAAAATCCGGTCGGCATGATCGTCCAGTACGGCGGCCAGACCCCGCTGAAGCTGGCGCGCGCCCTGGAAGCCAACGGCGTGCCCATCATCGGCACCAGCCCGGAATCCATCGACGTGGCCGAAGACCGCGAGCGCTTCCAGAAGCTGCTCAACAAGCTCGGCCTGCGCCAACCGCCCAACCGCACCGCGCGCACCGAAGGCGAGGCCCTGGCCCACGCGGCCGAAATCGGCTATCCCCTGGTCGTGCGCCCCAGCTACGTGCTGGGCGGCCGCGCCATGGAAATCGTGCACGAGCAGCAGGACCTCGAGCGCTACATGCGCGAGGCCGTGAAGGTCAGCAATGACTCGCCCGTGCTGCTGGACCGCTTCCTGAACAACGCCACCGAAGTGGACGTGGACTGCCTGGCCGACGGCGAAACCGTCTTCATCGGCGGCGTCATGGAACACATCGAGCAGGCCGGCGTGCACTCGGGCGACTCGGCTTGCAGCCTGCCCCCGTACTCGCTGTCGGCGGAAGTCATCGCCGAAATCAAGCGCCAGACCACGATGATGGCCAAGGCATTGAATGTCAGCGGCCTGATGAACGTGCAGTTCGCGATCCAGGGCGGCGACGTCTACGTGCTGGAAGTGAACCCGCGCGCCTCGCGCACGGTGCCCTACGTCTCCAAGGCTACGGGCCTGCAACTGGCCAAGATCGCCGCGCGCGCCATGGCCGGCCAGACCCTGGCCGCGCAAGGCATCACCAAGGAAGTCGTGCCGCCTTACTTCTCGGTCAAGGAAGCCGTGTTCCCGTTCGTGAAGTTCCCGGGCGTGGACACCATCCTGGGTCCGGAAATGAAGTCGACCGGCGAAGTGATGGGCGTGGGCACCAGCTTCGGCGAAGCCTTCGTGAAGTCGCAATTGGCCGCGGGCGTGCGCCTGCCGGAATCCGGCACGGTGTTCATCAGCGTCAAGAACCAAGACAAGCCCCTGGCGGTGGAAGTGGCGCGCGGCCTGCACGCGCTCGGCTTCAAGCTGGTCGCCACGCGCGGCACGGCGGCCGAGATCGAAGCCGCCGGCATCCCTGTGCAGTTGGTGAACAAGGTCAACGAAGGCCGTCCGCACATCGTCGACATGGTGAAGAACGGCGAGATCGCGCTGGTCATCAACACCGTCGAAGAGCGCCGCAACGCCATTGCTGACTCGCGCACCATCCGCACCCAGGCGCTGGCCGCCCGCGTGACCTTCTTCACGACCATTGCCGGCGCCCGCGCCGCGGTCGAAGGCATGCAATACCTGCGCCAAGGCCTGGGCCTGCAGGTTTATCCGCTGCAGGAGCTGCACGCTTCCTTGCAAGGCTAA
- a CDS encoding SDR family oxidoreductase → MERVFITGASSGLGRALAQQYAAAGATLGLLGRREDALRELADSLPGEHRCYAVDVRDRQALHAAAQDFIAFCQGRVDVVIASAGISAGTLTEHGEDYDVFKAIVDTNLLATVATFEPFIASMRAAGSGRLVGIASVAGVRGLPGAGAYSASKSAVVTYCESLRLELAAEGVDVVTIAPGYIKTAMTAHNPYSMPFLMEADAFARRARSAIGRGTSYVVIPWQMGIVAKLMRLLPNAVYDRLARNAPRKPRRAR, encoded by the coding sequence ATGGAAAGAGTCTTCATCACCGGCGCCAGCAGCGGCCTGGGACGCGCCCTGGCGCAGCAGTACGCCGCCGCCGGCGCCACCCTGGGCCTGCTGGGCCGACGCGAGGACGCCTTGCGGGAATTGGCAGACAGCCTGCCCGGCGAGCACCGCTGCTACGCGGTGGACGTGCGCGACCGCCAGGCCCTGCATGCCGCCGCCCAGGATTTCATCGCGTTCTGCCAGGGGCGGGTGGACGTGGTCATCGCCAGCGCCGGCATCAGCGCAGGCACCTTGACCGAGCATGGCGAGGACTACGACGTCTTCAAAGCTATTGTCGACACCAATCTGCTGGCCACCGTGGCGACCTTCGAACCCTTCATCGCGTCCATGCGGGCGGCAGGATCGGGCAGGCTGGTGGGCATCGCCAGCGTGGCTGGGGTGCGGGGGCTGCCCGGCGCGGGCGCCTACAGCGCGTCCAAGTCGGCGGTGGTCACCTACTGCGAAAGCCTGCGGCTGGAGCTGGCCGCCGAAGGCGTGGATGTGGTGACGATCGCGCCCGGCTACATCAAGACGGCAATGACGGCCCACAACCCGTATTCCATGCCTTTCCTGATGGAGGCGGACGCCTTCGCCCGCCGCGCGCGCAGCGCGATCGGGCGGGGCACGTCCTATGTGGTGATTCCGTGGCAGATGGGCATCGTCGCCAAGCTGATGCGACTGTTGCCCAACGCCGTCTACGACAGGCTGGCGCGCAACGCGCCGCGCAAGCCGCGCCGCGCGCGCTGA
- a CDS encoding histidine phosphatase family protein, which produces MTEIWFIRHGETDWNRQRRLQGWQDIPLNEFGVNQASLLAARMREEARHTPIHAIYSSDLQRAHATAVPVSEQLGLRVRVEPGIRERGFGILEGLDHERIDVLAPEAAAAWKSRDPLRPLDGGETLGQFQSRVISTVDDIASRHDDERILMFTHGGVLDIIWRHASGVPLNGPRDASLLNVSINRVGVQGRKWQVLDWGDVGHVSDEVGNDVVP; this is translated from the coding sequence ATGACTGAAATCTGGTTCATCCGCCACGGCGAAACCGACTGGAACCGCCAACGGCGCCTGCAAGGCTGGCAAGACATCCCCCTGAACGAATTCGGCGTCAACCAGGCCAGCCTGCTGGCCGCGCGCATGCGCGAGGAAGCTCGCCACACGCCCATCCACGCCATCTACAGCAGCGATCTGCAGCGTGCCCATGCCACGGCCGTGCCGGTGTCCGAACAGCTCGGCCTGCGCGTGCGCGTGGAGCCCGGCATCCGCGAGCGCGGCTTTGGCATCTTGGAAGGCCTGGACCACGAACGCATCGACGTGCTGGCCCCCGAGGCCGCGGCCGCCTGGAAAAGTCGCGACCCACTGCGTCCGCTGGACGGCGGCGAAACGCTGGGGCAGTTCCAATCCCGCGTCATTTCCACCGTGGACGACATCGCCAGCCGCCACGACGACGAACGCATCCTGATGTTCACGCACGGCGGCGTGCTGGACATCATCTGGCGCCATGCCTCGGGCGTGCCGCTGAACGGACCGCGCGATGCCTCGCTGCTGAACGTCAGCATCAACCGCGTCGGCGTGCAGGGCCGCAAATGGCAGGTGCTGGACTGGGGCGACGTGGGCCACGTGAGCGACGAAGTCGGCAACGACGTCGTGCCCTGA
- a CDS encoding LysR family transcriptional regulator translates to MEIYQIRAFVTVARLGNLTKAAEALSLTQPAVTAQIKALEQSLGVALFDRSGGRLALTKAGEVLLPTAESLLVLGAQFKSEAQQLQGSLHGAVELGVPSEKPDFLRLGELASAVTQRLPLVELKTQTLPAATLAEQVSTGRLPAALIIAANPPRGVLWQPLRSVRYRIAMPKEHAAVLKRGGWREVAQLPWLDGPSGSHTHLLLRDMFERHGLSPRIVMQNDDQANLDALVRAGAGCALLREEAALAGAASNDFIVWGQARVDAMLGFILPYERASEPALVALSSIIQTIWKPRAPIAPAQL, encoded by the coding sequence ATGGAAATCTATCAGATCCGCGCCTTCGTCACGGTCGCCCGGCTGGGCAACCTGACGAAGGCGGCCGAGGCGCTGTCGTTGACCCAGCCCGCCGTGACCGCGCAGATCAAGGCGCTGGAACAAAGCCTGGGCGTGGCGCTGTTCGACCGCAGCGGCGGCCGCCTGGCCCTGACCAAGGCGGGCGAGGTGCTGCTGCCCACCGCCGAGTCGCTGCTGGTGCTGGGCGCGCAATTCAAATCCGAAGCCCAGCAATTGCAGGGCAGCCTGCACGGCGCGGTCGAACTGGGCGTGCCCAGCGAAAAACCCGATTTCCTGCGCCTGGGCGAACTGGCTTCGGCCGTCACCCAGCGCCTGCCGCTGGTCGAACTGAAGACCCAGACGCTGCCCGCCGCCACCCTGGCTGAGCAGGTCAGCACGGGCCGCCTGCCGGCGGCGCTGATCATCGCCGCCAATCCGCCGCGCGGCGTGCTCTGGCAGCCGTTGCGCAGCGTGCGCTACCGCATCGCCATGCCCAAGGAGCACGCCGCCGTGCTCAAGCGCGGCGGCTGGCGCGAGGTGGCGCAATTGCCCTGGCTGGACGGCCCTTCCGGCAGCCACACCCACCTGCTGCTGCGCGACATGTTCGAACGCCACGGCCTGTCGCCGCGCATCGTGATGCAGAACGACGACCAGGCCAACCTGGATGCGCTGGTGCGCGCCGGCGCCGGCTGCGCCCTGCTGCGCGAGGAAGCCGCGCTGGCGGGCGCGGCCTCGAACGACTTCATCGTCTGGGGCCAGGCGCGCGTGGATGCCATGCTGGGATTCATCCTGCCCTACGAGCGCGCTAGCGAGCCCGCGCTGGTCGCGTTAAGCTCGATCATTCAAACCATCTGGAAACCGCGCGCACCCATCGCGCCCGCCCAGCTCTAA
- a CDS encoding ABC transporter ATP-binding protein has translation MKKVSVECRNIRLSYGKTEVLKDVNISIEPGEFFALLGPSGSGKSTLLRLIAGFNRHSAGQLLVDGKDISGTPPWNRNIGMVFQNYALWPHMTVWDNVAFGLVERKLPRAEIHAKVEAALELVGLSQYGKRRPNQLSGGQQQRVALARTIVIEPQVLLLDEPLSNLDKKLRVQMRQDLLSLQRRLGITTIFVTHDQEEAMTTADRMAVLDHGVVQQIGAPSTLFDYPVNRFVANFVGTMNVLEGNVRERTSGSVVLAVEGVGDLRLPLTGEAPAASRLAASFRPHTVQIEMADGLGDARYVWLPGIVESSEFLGEFTRYQVQIGEQRLTADQSHLAGLSPFPVGAPVSIGLEPTQVRLLAA, from the coding sequence ATGAAGAAAGTCAGCGTCGAATGCCGCAACATCCGGCTGTCCTACGGCAAGACGGAAGTGCTCAAGGACGTCAACATCAGCATCGAGCCCGGCGAGTTCTTCGCGCTGCTCGGGCCGTCGGGCTCGGGCAAGTCCACGCTGCTGCGGCTGATCGCCGGCTTCAACCGGCACAGCGCCGGGCAGCTGCTGGTGGACGGCAAGGACATCAGCGGCACGCCGCCCTGGAACCGCAACATCGGCATGGTGTTCCAGAACTACGCCCTGTGGCCGCACATGACGGTGTGGGACAACGTGGCCTTCGGCCTGGTCGAGCGCAAGCTGCCGCGCGCCGAGATCCACGCCAAGGTGGAAGCCGCGCTGGAATTGGTTGGCCTGTCCCAGTACGGCAAGCGCCGCCCCAACCAGCTTTCCGGCGGCCAGCAGCAGCGCGTGGCGCTGGCCCGCACCATCGTGATCGAACCGCAGGTGCTGCTGCTGGACGAACCCCTGTCCAACCTGGACAAGAAGCTGCGCGTGCAGATGCGCCAGGACCTGCTCAGCCTGCAGCGCCGGCTCGGCATCACCACCATCTTCGTCACCCATGACCAGGAAGAGGCCATGACCACCGCCGACCGCATGGCGGTGCTGGACCACGGCGTGGTCCAGCAGATCGGCGCGCCCAGCACCTTGTTCGACTATCCGGTGAACCGTTTCGTCGCCAACTTCGTGGGCACGATGAACGTACTGGAAGGCAATGTGCGCGAACGCACCAGCGGCAGCGTGGTCCTGGCGGTGGAAGGCGTGGGCGACCTGCGGCTGCCTCTGACGGGCGAAGCGCCAGCCGCGTCGCGGCTGGCGGCCAGCTTCCGTCCGCATACGGTGCAGATCGAAATGGCGGACGGGCTGGGCGATGCGCGCTATGTCTGGCTGCCGGGCATCGTCGAAAGCAGCGAGTTCCTGGGCGAATTCACCCGTTATCAGGTGCAGATCGGCGAACAGCGGCTGACGGCGGACCAATCGCATCTGGCCGGGCTGTCCCCCTTCCCCGTCGGCGCTCCCGTTTCCATCGGCCTCGAACCTACCCAAGTGCGGCTCTTGGCAGCCTAA